Proteins from one Entomospira culicis genomic window:
- a CDS encoding queuosine precursor transporter has protein sequence MDNQKEAFISLPIAGFVVAAIYVASNIFANILSVKMLYLPFPFPFQEVDAGTIIFPVSFIVRDMLHKNAGRKIASVVVIAMVIISIAMVGLFQLAVALPPSPQWHASGMQEAFALIIGQSSRIALASITALLISGLFNTFVFSRIIRTNPEKKDILASMISNLLSIILDTILFALIAFGGILPWATMISIIMVNIVLKSIIALVGAPLVRLIKVQVDPKLL, from the coding sequence ATGGATAATCAGAAAGAAGCTTTTATCTCCTTGCCTATCGCAGGATTCGTTGTGGCCGCCATCTACGTGGCGAGCAATATTTTCGCCAATATTCTCTCGGTAAAGATGCTTTATCTACCCTTTCCTTTCCCCTTTCAAGAAGTGGATGCTGGTACGATTATTTTTCCGGTCTCGTTTATTGTGCGCGATATGCTCCATAAAAATGCCGGACGCAAGATCGCGTCGGTCGTGGTAATCGCCATGGTGATCATTAGCATTGCGATGGTGGGGCTCTTTCAGCTTGCCGTTGCCCTTCCCCCCTCCCCCCAATGGCACGCTAGTGGCATGCAAGAAGCCTTTGCGCTTATCATCGGGCAGAGTAGCCGTATTGCGCTAGCAAGCATCACCGCGCTCTTGATTTCAGGACTCTTCAACACCTTTGTCTTTAGTAGAATCATCCGCACCAACCCCGAAAAAAAAGATATCCTCGCCAGCATGATCAGTAACCTGCTCTCTATCATCTTAGATACAATACTCTTTGCTTTAATCGCCTTTGGGGGTATCTTGCCATGGGCAACAATGATCTCAATTATTATGGTCAATATCGTACTTAAGTCGATCATTGCCCTAGTTGGTGCGCCTTTAGTGCGTCTTATCAAGGTACAAGTCGATCCAAAATTGCTATAA
- a CDS encoding PTS transporter subunit EIIC, with protein sequence MANGNSVGATIFGVLQRVGRAFMLPIALLPVAGLMLGIGASFTNSVTLAQYPILNTLFGGGFMFAVLTVMKEAGDVIFGNLPMLFAIGVAVGMAKQEKEVAGVAGAVGFFVMHATISALLTLNNKLAPGALPEGAIGSAVGITTLQMGVFGGMIVGLTTSYLHNRFYKIELPEVFSFFGGTRFVAIITALVHLVIGGVLYLIWPSVQNVILAMGDLVNTLGYAGTFVYGLIERSLIPFGLHHVFYMPFWQTAVGGVMEIDGRMVEGAQNIFFAQLASGSTTEFSVEATRFMAGKFPFMLFGLPAAALAMYHTAKPENKSKVYGLLFSAALTAFVTGITEPLEFSFLFAAPLLYGVHAVFAGLSFMFMHILDITVGQTFSGSIIDYVLFGVMQGASKTNWPRIFIIGIPYMFLYYFTFRFLITKFNFKTPGREDNVEDVKLYTRADVDARKAKGEKKEGASLSESEIALSKMLEEGLGGRENITSLDNCISRLRVTVSDPSAVKKEILERTGANGVLLAGTGVQVIFGPKVAVIKSNLQEYLDSTK encoded by the coding sequence ATGGCTAATGGAAATAGCGTAGGTGCGACTATTTTTGGTGTGTTACAGCGAGTAGGGCGGGCGTTTATGTTGCCTATCGCACTCTTGCCGGTAGCAGGTTTGATGTTGGGTATTGGTGCTTCGTTTACGAATTCCGTTACGTTGGCGCAGTATCCGATTTTGAACACCCTCTTTGGTGGTGGTTTCATGTTTGCGGTGTTAACCGTGATGAAAGAGGCTGGAGATGTTATTTTTGGCAACTTACCGATGCTCTTTGCGATTGGTGTGGCTGTGGGTATGGCCAAGCAAGAGAAAGAGGTGGCTGGAGTTGCGGGTGCGGTTGGTTTCTTTGTGATGCATGCAACGATTTCGGCGCTTTTAACCTTGAACAATAAGCTTGCTCCGGGGGCATTGCCTGAGGGTGCTATCGGTAGCGCGGTGGGTATCACTACGTTGCAGATGGGTGTCTTTGGTGGTATGATTGTTGGTCTAACGACGAGTTACTTACATAATCGCTTCTACAAAATTGAACTTCCCGAAGTCTTCTCCTTCTTTGGTGGTACGCGTTTTGTGGCAATCATTACGGCGTTGGTGCATTTGGTGATTGGTGGTGTGCTTTATCTTATCTGGCCATCGGTACAGAACGTTATCTTGGCGATGGGTGATTTGGTTAACACATTGGGTTATGCGGGAACTTTTGTCTATGGACTTATTGAGCGCTCCTTGATTCCCTTTGGTCTGCATCACGTTTTCTATATGCCTTTCTGGCAAACAGCCGTGGGTGGTGTTATGGAAATTGATGGTCGCATGGTAGAAGGTGCACAAAACATCTTCTTTGCACAGTTGGCAAGTGGTAGCACCACGGAATTCTCCGTAGAGGCTACGCGCTTTATGGCGGGTAAATTTCCCTTTATGCTCTTTGGTCTACCTGCAGCAGCCTTGGCAATGTATCACACAGCTAAGCCAGAGAATAAGAGTAAAGTGTATGGATTACTCTTTTCTGCAGCGCTTACGGCCTTTGTTACGGGTATCACCGAGCCACTAGAATTCTCCTTCTTGTTTGCTGCGCCCTTGCTTTATGGTGTGCATGCAGTCTTTGCGGGATTATCCTTTATGTTTATGCATATCCTCGATATTACCGTAGGTCAGACCTTCTCTGGTAGTATCATCGACTACGTGCTCTTTGGTGTGATGCAAGGTGCATCTAAGACCAACTGGCCACGTATCTTTATCATTGGTATTCCTTATATGTTCTTGTACTACTTTACCTTCCGTTTCCTAATTACGAAGTTCAACTTTAAGACCCCAGGGCGTGAGGATAATGTTGAGGATGTTAAGCTCTACACCCGTGCTGATGTCGATGCACGTAAGGCAAAGGGCGAGAAGAAAGAGGGTGCAAGCCTTAGTGAGAGTGAGATTGCCCTTTCCAAAATGCTCGAGGAGGGCTTGGGGGGACGTGAGAATATCACCTCTTTGGACAATTGTATCTCTCGTTTACGTGTTACGGTTAGTGATCCTAGCGCGGTGAAAAAAGAGATCTTAGAGAGAACAGGCGCTAATGGCGTACTCTTAGCGGGTACGGGCGTACAGGTTATCTTTGGGCCTAAGGTCGCGGTGATTAAATCTAACTTGCAAGAGTATTTGGATAGCACCAAATAA
- the rpiB gene encoding ribose 5-phosphate isomerase B, producing MQIAIGSDHAGYELKNEITKHLEESGYAVQDCGTYSKESCDYPVYGRAVAHKVVHGQCELGIVICGTGVGISLAANKVTGIRAVVCSEPYTAKMARMHNDANILAFGARVVGIDMAKMIVDTWLASTFEGERHAKRIAMIEEDEQKS from the coding sequence ATGCAGATCGCAATCGGTTCTGATCACGCTGGGTATGAGTTAAAAAATGAGATCACGAAGCATTTGGAAGAGAGTGGTTATGCCGTGCAAGATTGTGGAACTTATAGCAAGGAGAGTTGCGACTATCCGGTGTATGGGCGAGCTGTGGCACATAAGGTGGTGCATGGCCAGTGCGAGCTGGGCATCGTGATTTGTGGTACGGGTGTGGGCATTTCATTGGCGGCGAATAAGGTTACGGGGATTCGTGCGGTGGTCTGTAGCGAGCCGTATACCGCAAAGATGGCGCGTATGCACAATGATGCCAATATTCTAGCGTTTGGCGCAAGAGTGGTGGGTATCGACATGGCGAAGATGATTGTGGATACGTGGCTGGCTAGCACCTTTGAGGGCGAGCGTCATGCCAAGCGCATAGCGATGATTGAGGAAGATGAACAGAAGAGCTAA
- a CDS encoding FGGY family carbohydrate kinase, which translates to MILSIDLGTSSVKGAIFLESRLLRSLGRVIYKRQDASSWIVAIQELISSLAHAERADLAQIVISGQGPTIVPILRNQQILKPSFYYAKGAYYPAKQANIASYFLPKVAYLLRKKPRLSEQVHYFVNAPDFIAYWLTGEVVTSLPNHAYRELIWSPEEIQAYGFSPDWFPPYAQDTAIGTVRQALRQAWMLPRRVVVYTTTFDFLSALLGSQSTQVGDVLNRAGMSEGINFITNQIPDTSLLPTVDSFWRITPHVLPHLYNVGVVFNEVGQLMQQHNYDLDEVEIQLHVAKITRIWNEMQPINVKQIRLCGGQTYHQDLNAMKRRLSHHPLHVLRFNQPELTGNAMYGAWLSGYYATLEESVDAIGKEVN; encoded by the coding sequence ATGATCTTGAGCATTGACCTAGGCACATCGAGCGTAAAGGGGGCGATCTTTTTGGAGAGTCGCCTCTTGCGTAGCTTAGGTCGTGTGATCTACAAACGCCAAGATGCTTCTAGTTGGATTGTCGCTATTCAAGAGCTGATAAGCTCCTTAGCCCACGCCGAACGTGCCGATTTAGCGCAGATTGTCATTAGTGGGCAGGGGCCAACTATTGTACCGATTTTGCGTAATCAACAAATTCTTAAGCCAAGTTTCTACTACGCCAAGGGGGCATATTATCCGGCAAAGCAAGCGAATATTGCTTCGTATTTTTTGCCCAAGGTTGCGTATCTCTTGAGGAAAAAGCCAAGGCTTAGCGAACAAGTGCATTACTTTGTGAATGCGCCTGATTTTATTGCGTACTGGCTCACGGGCGAAGTGGTAACCTCTTTGCCCAATCATGCGTATCGGGAGTTGATCTGGTCGCCTGAAGAGATCCAAGCATACGGGTTTTCGCCTGATTGGTTTCCTCCATATGCTCAAGATACGGCAATTGGTACGGTGCGACAAGCACTACGTCAAGCGTGGATGCTTCCTCGACGGGTGGTAGTGTATACCACAACCTTCGACTTTTTATCGGCGCTGTTGGGTAGCCAATCTACACAGGTAGGCGATGTCTTAAATCGCGCTGGGATGAGCGAGGGGATTAATTTCATTACAAACCAAATCCCCGATACGTCCCTGCTCCCTACGGTTGACTCCTTTTGGCGCATCACGCCACATGTACTACCACATCTCTATAATGTGGGGGTGGTCTTTAACGAGGTAGGGCAGTTGATGCAGCAACATAACTATGATTTAGATGAGGTAGAAATTCAGCTCCATGTGGCAAAAATTACGCGTATCTGGAACGAGATGCAACCGATTAACGTAAAGCAAATTCGGCTCTGCGGTGGACAAACATACCATCAGGATCTCAATGCGATGAAGCGTCGGTTGAGTCATCACCCGCTACACGTCTTACGCTTTAATCAGCCCGAGCTCACCGGCAACGCCATGTACGGCGCGTGGCTATCGGGCTACTACGCCACCCTAGAGGAGAGCGTTGATGCAATTGGTAAAGAGGTTAATTAA
- the prs gene encoding ribose-phosphate diphosphokinase, with translation MGTFNSVPLGIVVCPGAETFSAQLIHFVEQFWRHRFLRKCKSIANTYGFEEEFALKILNLSDDLMTARISPRGSAEKFRMPRFKVDATFTCFANGEVKTELLGSVRERDIYIIQDMYSKVPAHYEGADPKVYAVNDHYMTLLTAVDAAKGAGAGRITCILPAYPYARQHKRKGREGLTAALVGRILEDMGVDRIITLDIHSRDIDHTFKNLHLESFHANYPILKALKQIINLKEEDLVVLAPDTGSLGRNRYYANSLGRPLAMMYKERDYSKVSKNASDSNIKGAKLLGDVAGKTVFLADDMLGTGGTLIKALEQMRENGAKRVIIAISLPFFDADAVEQFQKAYDAGLFWRLISTNAVAHSSDLLERSWYIQADVAKLFAEVLMRLHTDRTLSPLLDNNEVIQKLLNAEDE, from the coding sequence TTGGGAACCTTTAATAGTGTACCGTTAGGGATTGTGGTCTGTCCGGGGGCGGAGACTTTTTCTGCGCAGTTGATTCATTTTGTGGAGCAGTTTTGGCGACATCGTTTCTTGCGTAAGTGTAAGTCGATTGCCAATACCTATGGATTTGAAGAAGAATTTGCGCTCAAGATCCTCAATTTAAGCGATGATCTCATGACGGCGCGTATCTCTCCACGTGGATCGGCAGAAAAATTTAGAATGCCACGCTTTAAGGTGGATGCCACCTTCACCTGTTTTGCCAACGGCGAGGTAAAGACCGAACTTTTAGGCAGTGTGCGCGAGCGCGATATTTATATTATTCAGGATATGTATAGTAAGGTTCCCGCTCATTACGAGGGCGCTGATCCTAAAGTTTATGCAGTTAATGATCATTATATGACACTGCTTACGGCGGTGGATGCTGCCAAGGGCGCGGGCGCGGGGCGCATCACTTGCATCTTACCGGCCTATCCCTATGCTAGACAGCACAAGCGTAAAGGTAGGGAGGGACTCACCGCGGCGCTAGTGGGACGTATTTTAGAGGATATGGGCGTGGATCGTATCATTACGCTGGATATTCACTCCCGGGATATTGATCACACCTTTAAAAATCTCCACTTAGAGAGTTTTCATGCGAACTACCCTATTCTTAAAGCGCTTAAGCAGATTATCAACCTAAAAGAAGAAGACTTGGTGGTACTTGCACCTGATACGGGGTCGTTAGGGCGTAATCGCTACTACGCCAACTCGCTGGGGCGACCTTTGGCGATGATGTATAAAGAGCGCGACTATAGTAAGGTCAGCAAGAATGCTAGCGACTCTAATATTAAAGGCGCGAAGCTTTTAGGCGATGTGGCGGGCAAGACGGTCTTTCTTGCCGATGACATGCTAGGTACGGGTGGAACGCTGATTAAGGCGCTTGAGCAAATGCGTGAAAATGGTGCAAAGCGCGTGATCATCGCGATTAGTTTGCCCTTTTTCGATGCCGATGCGGTAGAGCAGTTTCAAAAAGCCTACGACGCAGGGCTCTTTTGGCGACTAATTAGCACCAACGCGGTAGCGCACTCATCTGACTTACTCGAGCGATCGTGGTACATTCAAGCCGATGTCGCGAAGCTCTTTGCCGAGGTTTTGATGCGCCTGCATACTGATCGCACGTTAAGCCCGCTCTTGGATAACAATGAGGTGATTCAAAAATTGCTTAATGCCGAAGACGAGTAG
- a CDS encoding ATP-binding cassette domain-containing protein, whose amino-acid sequence MINKGALVADKLAYRRGEQELLRIDALSIPHQGLGLVVGKNGAGKSLLLHLLAGRLAPSDGQLVYRDEVGLRSFQIDVALRDLVRLLPDLWVGDASLTVAHHLEQLALVYHHFDKAKATTNVQHVIKQVRLSPLKDKPIKELSFGEKKRLGVAGVLLGEPQFLFLDEPLTGLDGEQARKMRALLQGLGAKQAVVMSGHDLVQDCKLADYLLWVKERRVEYHLPSKEIFAQLQQEMLADV is encoded by the coding sequence ATGATCAATAAAGGTGCGCTTGTCGCGGATAAATTGGCTTATCGGCGTGGGGAGCAGGAGCTTTTGCGTATCGATGCCCTTTCGATTCCTCATCAAGGATTAGGCTTGGTGGTGGGTAAGAATGGCGCGGGCAAGAGCCTCTTGTTACACTTGCTTGCCGGGCGCTTGGCACCAAGTGATGGGCAATTAGTTTATCGGGACGAGGTTGGTCTGCGATCGTTTCAAATCGATGTTGCCTTGCGTGATCTGGTGCGTTTACTGCCTGATTTATGGGTGGGTGATGCCTCGTTGACGGTGGCGCACCATCTGGAGCAATTGGCCTTGGTTTATCACCATTTTGATAAAGCCAAAGCAACTACGAATGTTCAACATGTAATAAAACAGGTGCGCTTATCCCCCCTAAAAGATAAGCCAATTAAGGAGTTATCCTTTGGGGAGAAGAAGCGCTTAGGTGTGGCGGGGGTACTCTTAGGGGAGCCTCAATTTCTCTTTTTGGATGAGCCATTAACGGGTCTTGACGGCGAGCAAGCGCGTAAAATGCGAGCACTTTTGCAAGGTCTAGGTGCTAAGCAAGCGGTGGTGATGAGCGGGCATGATTTAGTGCAAGATTGCAAGCTTGCGGATTATCTGCTTTGGGTAAAAGAGCGTCGCGTGGAGTATCATCTGCCTAGCAAGGAGATCTTCGCACAATTACAGCAGGAGATGTTGGCCGATGTTTAA
- a CDS encoding glycosyltransferase → MRIALFTDTYLPQKNGVAVAVNQLKHELVKMGHEVFVYTIHIPNDTNELEEQVVRSRAVMVPKLGAEENLWALPNRMRILHQLKKDKVEIIHTHTELPQGMTGRYCAKAMKIPHIHTVHTMWADYKHYLFRGRLLTERNIAFAYHFFLRKVTAIIAPSQKAQDFLTHIQIKGVRINNGVDASLFFSQTNKEIQQKILSDFGILPEQKVILFVGRIAPEKRARELFALLTNVMQEQDDVVAIFIGDGVDAESLKAEAISLNLTKRMIFAGRVEHAQMVNYYAIAHLYVTISLSEVQPMTLIEALLSGLPIISRQDSAYIGLVVDGVNGSQHATDEAVGEAIISLLRDEAIYARYREGSLALAKDFTAQGNAQKTLALYEQAVAMGRPEVFHKGPLIYDQ, encoded by the coding sequence ATGAGGATTGCTTTATTTACGGATACATACTTACCGCAAAAGAATGGAGTGGCGGTAGCCGTTAACCAGTTGAAGCATGAATTGGTAAAAATGGGGCATGAGGTTTTTGTCTACACAATCCATATTCCCAATGACACAAACGAATTAGAAGAGCAAGTGGTGCGCAGTCGAGCAGTGATGGTGCCTAAGCTTGGTGCTGAGGAGAATCTTTGGGCGTTACCGAATCGTATGCGTATTTTGCATCAACTTAAAAAGGATAAGGTTGAGATTATTCATACGCACACCGAGCTTCCGCAAGGGATGACGGGGCGTTATTGTGCTAAGGCAATGAAGATTCCGCATATCCACACGGTGCATACCATGTGGGCGGACTATAAGCACTATCTCTTTCGTGGGCGCTTACTTACCGAGCGAAATATTGCGTTTGCCTATCACTTTTTTTTGCGTAAGGTTACGGCGATTATTGCTCCTAGTCAGAAGGCGCAGGATTTTTTAACGCATATTCAAATTAAAGGGGTGCGTATCAACAACGGGGTGGATGCGTCGCTTTTTTTTTCTCAAACAAATAAAGAAATACAGCAGAAGATATTATCCGATTTTGGGATTCTCCCAGAGCAGAAGGTGATTCTCTTTGTGGGACGCATTGCTCCAGAAAAGCGCGCAAGAGAACTCTTTGCACTCTTGACAAACGTTATGCAGGAGCAAGATGATGTGGTGGCGATCTTTATTGGCGATGGAGTGGACGCGGAGTCGCTTAAAGCCGAGGCGATTAGCCTAAATTTAACCAAGCGGATGATCTTTGCAGGACGCGTGGAGCATGCGCAGATGGTTAATTACTATGCAATTGCGCACCTGTATGTTACCATTAGCTTGAGCGAGGTGCAACCGATGACCTTGATTGAGGCGTTGCTTTCGGGGTTACCGATTATTAGTCGGCAAGATTCAGCGTATATTGGCTTGGTGGTGGATGGAGTGAATGGCTCTCAACATGCAACCGATGAGGCGGTGGGCGAAGCGATTATTTCGTTACTGCGCGATGAGGCAATCTACGCACGTTATCGCGAAGGGAGCTTGGCGCTCGCCAAGGATTTTACTGCGCAAGGTAATGCCCAGAAGACCCTCGCCCTCTACGAGCAGGCGGTGGCGATGGGGAGGCCGGAGGTTTTTCACAAAGGGCCACTCATTTATGATCAATAA